From one Acidobacteriota bacterium genomic stretch:
- a CDS encoding glycoside hydrolase family 5 protein, whose translation MSFISSFFLAVFHFLVLAWSTIHPDVNPNHQKVAFRRIAHEVRVDYQQHKQKHLVLASTRAADTGYWHTAGTRIVDDRGNTVRIQGINWYGFETVRKVPGGLAVQDYRAILDTIHRSGFNTVRIPLSNDMVEHPIVPEAISFQSEHGVINQPLRGLNSLQILDRIIEQAGVIGLKVILDNHRSEAGDSAQGSGLWYTADYPESSWIADWQMLTRRYAGNTTVVGMDLRNEPHNANSGGACWSGCGSARDWRAAAERGGNAVLSINPRLVVFVEGTDAVNNDFYWWGGNLQGVRHAPVRLNVPNQLVYSAHDYGPNEYRQKWFDGATQASLESVWNRHWGYISREGIAPVWVGEFGTSNKTQDITGSATGSEGQWFQALVSYLGKNPDISWTSWALNGEDANGLLDSDYASPSNPFKLVALNRLMQMPGSAPVEAQPMAPVYVQPTAAPRNGNVEIAQAYRPHLPPSILRFDEENNQDALSHQQPFLPTQQRKSAEADGF comes from the coding sequence CGTTAACCCCAACCACCAGAAAGTGGCCTTCCGCCGCATCGCGCATGAGGTGCGCGTCGATTACCAGCAGCACAAGCAGAAGCATCTTGTCCTCGCCTCCACCCGCGCAGCCGATACCGGCTACTGGCACACTGCCGGAACACGGATCGTCGACGACCGTGGCAATACCGTCCGTATTCAGGGCATCAACTGGTACGGCTTTGAGACGGTACGGAAGGTCCCAGGCGGCCTCGCCGTGCAGGACTACCGCGCCATCCTCGACACCATCCACCGCAGCGGCTTCAATACCGTCCGCATCCCGCTGTCCAACGACATGGTCGAGCACCCCATCGTGCCCGAAGCCATCTCCTTCCAGAGTGAACATGGCGTCATCAACCAGCCCCTGCGCGGGTTGAACTCGCTCCAGATCCTCGACCGCATCATCGAGCAGGCTGGCGTTATCGGCCTCAAGGTCATCCTCGACAACCATCGCTCCGAGGCCGGCGACTCCGCCCAGGGCAGCGGCCTGTGGTACACCGCCGACTATCCCGAGTCCTCATGGATTGCGGACTGGCAGATGCTCACGCGCCGCTACGCCGGCAACACCACCGTCGTCGGCATGGACCTCCGCAACGAGCCGCACAACGCCAACTCCGGCGGGGCCTGCTGGTCCGGTTGCGGTTCGGCACGCGACTGGCGCGCTGCCGCAGAACGCGGCGGCAACGCCGTCCTCAGCATCAACCCGCGGCTGGTCGTCTTTGTCGAAGGCACCGATGCGGTGAACAACGACTTCTACTGGTGGGGAGGCAACCTGCAGGGCGTGCGTCACGCCCCCGTCCGCCTCAACGTGCCCAACCAGCTCGTCTACTCCGCGCACGACTACGGCCCGAACGAGTACCGCCAGAAGTGGTTCGACGGTGCGACCCAGGCCTCGCTCGAGTCAGTCTGGAACCGTCACTGGGGCTACATCAGCCGTGAGGGCATCGCTCCAGTCTGGGTCGGCGAGTTCGGAACATCGAACAAGACGCAGGACATCACCGGCTCTGCAACCGGATCGGAAGGACAGTGGTTCCAGGCCCTCGTCTCCTACCTCGGCAAGAACCCCGACATCAGCTGGACCTCGTGGGCCCTCAACGGCGAGGACGCAAACGGTCTGCTCGACTCCGACTACGCCTCGCCCTCCAACCCGTTCAAGCTCGTCGCGCTCAACAGGCTGATGCAGATGCCTGGCTCAGCTCCGGTTGAGGCGCAGCCCATGGCGCCTGTCTATGTGCAACCCACCGCGGCGCCGCGCAACGGCAATGTAGAGATCGCGCAGGCCTATCGTCCCCACCTTCCACCGTCGATTCTCCGTTTCGACGAGGAAAACAATCAGGACGCGCTGTCTCACCAACAACCGTTCCTGCCAACGCAGCAAAGAAAATCAGCTGAGGCGGACGGCTTCTAA
- a CDS encoding HU family DNA-binding protein, whose product MAKGLTKTALIRALAEKLELTNKQTAAFLDLLAETAVKETKKNGEFTIPGIGKLVKAERKARLGRNPQTGETIKIKAKTVVKFRVAKVAKDTIAPPKK is encoded by the coding sequence ATGGCAAAGGGATTGACCAAGACAGCACTCATTCGCGCACTCGCAGAAAAGCTCGAGCTCACCAACAAGCAGACCGCGGCCTTCCTCGACCTGCTCGCCGAGACCGCCGTCAAGGAGACCAAGAAGAACGGCGAGTTCACGATCCCCGGCATCGGCAAGCTGGTCAAGGCTGAGCGCAAGGCCCGCCTCGGCCGCAACCCCCAAACCGGCGAGACCATCAAGATCAAGGCCAAGACCGTGGTCAAGTTCCGCGTCGCCAAGGTTGCGAAGGACACCATCGCTCCCCCGAAGAAGTAG
- a CDS encoding chloramphenicol acetyltransferase: MQQLTVGSRQRIDMETWERRAVFNLFSTFAEPYHGVCLRVDCTETFRYAKQHRLSVFLSLVHRSLAAAHMVENFRTRIVDGAVWRYERINGGSAVGRANGTIGFGHYNFHDDIGEFVTEASRVVDEVKQRDDLDRYPDVNLIRYSVLPWFDFTSISHARDLSGNDSAPRITFGKITEADGRTTMPVSIHVNHALTDGLHVAQLVEHFQRLLNGPELRLG; the protein is encoded by the coding sequence ATGCAGCAACTCACCGTCGGCAGCAGGCAGCGGATCGATATGGAGACGTGGGAGCGCCGTGCGGTCTTCAACCTCTTCAGCACATTTGCCGAGCCTTACCACGGCGTGTGCCTTCGCGTGGACTGCACGGAGACCTTTCGCTACGCGAAGCAGCATCGCCTCTCAGTGTTTTTGTCGCTGGTGCATCGCTCGCTTGCGGCCGCGCACATGGTGGAGAACTTCAGGACGCGCATCGTCGACGGTGCGGTGTGGCGCTATGAACGGATCAACGGCGGCAGCGCCGTGGGGCGCGCAAACGGAACCATTGGCTTCGGTCACTACAATTTTCACGATGACATCGGGGAGTTCGTGACCGAAGCCTCGCGCGTCGTGGACGAGGTGAAGCAGCGCGACGATCTGGACCGCTATCCCGACGTGAATCTGATTCGCTACTCGGTGCTGCCGTGGTTCGACTTCACCTCGATCTCGCACGCGCGCGATCTCTCGGGCAACGACTCCGCCCCGCGCATCACCTTCGGCAAGATCACCGAAGCGGATGGCCGCACTACCATGCCGGTGTCGATCCACGTGAACCATGCGCTGACGGACGGCCTGCACGTTGCACAGCTCGTCGAGCACTTTCAGAGGCTCTTGAATGGGCCAGAGTTAAGGCTCGGCTAG
- the rnpA gene encoding ribonuclease P protein component, giving the protein MTALIFRLRKHADYQRVYQASRKQFSKQMSYFVAARPADSHFIEPTPRVGLTVGKVMGKAVDRNRIKRRMREAVRRNLHELALPVDVILHPRRSVIDLDFATLSREVAQVFRNIQKTESKQAGKPVKLSS; this is encoded by the coding sequence ATGACCGCGCTCATCTTCCGCCTGCGCAAACACGCTGACTACCAGCGCGTCTACCAGGCCAGCCGCAAACAGTTCTCGAAGCAGATGAGCTACTTTGTCGCCGCGCGCCCGGCCGATTCGCATTTCATCGAACCCACTCCCCGCGTCGGACTCACCGTCGGAAAAGTGATGGGCAAGGCCGTCGACCGCAACCGCATCAAGCGCCGTATGCGCGAGGCCGTGCGCCGCAACCTTCACGAACTCGCGCTGCCGGTCGACGTCATCCTGCACCCGCGCCGCTCCGTCATCGATCTCGACTTCGCCACACTAAGCCGCGAGGTCGCGCAGGTCTTCCGCAACATTCAGAAGACAGAGAGTAAACAGGCAGGGAAACCCGTAAAGTTGTCATCCTGA
- a CDS encoding histidine-type phosphatase, producing MLRIALLFSLALPAFAQTGDEVRAVVVLARHGVRAPIENETRSSAFNALPWPAWSVSPGTLTPHGIDALRRMGEFYRQRYASLLSAGCDSISVESTNTSRTIASAKATLSAVVPNCVIDVHTDLAQDPATLDRARLADALGGRMGNQPAWFEHAFAAPLTEMHSILTTCSASDKDCKPNQPDFRATMLEVATAPTMSQPGSARPNARLVPRDSSKESAVALGADFAENFLLQYVEGLPMQQVGWGRVSRPTLDRLMEMNTRYHDFILRTPYYAEQAAGPLAERISSILRAKAHETESGTHIETMPDLPRFYFLSAHDANLTWLGGLLRIDWLVSDETFNATPPGSALVFELHHNARTNADTVEAFFIAQTLDQIRNLTPLTGGLKPSISPIYIPNCSGPAPAYACSLNDFTAVVANATRPGSISTP from the coding sequence ATGCTCCGCATCGCCCTTCTGTTCTCGCTCGCCCTCCCGGCCTTCGCGCAAACCGGCGACGAGGTCCGCGCCGTCGTCGTCCTCGCACGTCATGGGGTCCGCGCGCCCATCGAAAACGAGACGCGCTCCAGCGCCTTCAACGCGCTGCCTTGGCCCGCATGGTCCGTCTCCCCAGGCACACTCACGCCGCACGGCATCGACGCGCTCAGGCGCATGGGTGAGTTCTACCGCCAGCGCTACGCCTCGCTGCTCAGCGCCGGATGCGACAGCATCTCCGTCGAGTCCACCAACACCTCGCGCACGATTGCCTCGGCAAAGGCAACGCTCTCAGCTGTCGTGCCCAACTGCGTCATCGATGTTCACACCGATCTCGCGCAGGACCCCGCTACCCTCGACCGCGCGCGACTCGCCGACGCCCTCGGCGGGCGCATGGGCAACCAGCCCGCGTGGTTCGAGCACGCCTTCGCCGCGCCGCTCACCGAGATGCACAGCATCCTGACCACATGCAGCGCGAGCGACAAGGATTGCAAGCCGAACCAGCCCGACTTTCGCGCCACCATGCTCGAAGTCGCCACCGCACCCACCATGAGCCAGCCCGGCTCCGCGCGTCCGAACGCGCGGCTGGTGCCCCGCGACTCAAGCAAGGAGAGCGCCGTCGCCCTGGGCGCTGACTTCGCCGAAAACTTCCTCCTCCAATACGTCGAAGGGCTGCCGATGCAGCAGGTCGGCTGGGGCCGCGTCTCACGCCCCACACTCGACCGGCTGATGGAGATGAACACGCGCTACCACGACTTCATCCTGCGCACGCCCTACTACGCCGAGCAGGCCGCGGGGCCACTTGCGGAAAGAATAAGCTCCATACTGAGAGCGAAGGCGCACGAGACAGAGTCCGGCACGCACATTGAAACGATGCCCGACCTGCCGCGCTTCTACTTCCTCTCCGCGCACGACGCCAACCTCACCTGGCTCGGCGGCCTGCTGCGCATCGACTGGCTCGTCTCCGACGAGACCTTCAACGCCACCCCGCCCGGCTCCGCGCTCGTCTTCGAGCTGCACCACAACGCCCGCACCAATGCGGATACCGTCGAGGCCTTCTTCATCGCGCAGACACTCGACCAGATCCGCAACCTCACGCCGCTCACCGGCGGCCTGAAACCTTCCATCTCGCCCATCTACATCCCCAACTGCAGCGGCCCTGCACCCGCCTACGCCTGCTCGCTCAACGACTTCACTGCCGTAGTGGCGAACGCAACCAGACCCGGTAGCATCTCGACCCCCTGA
- a CDS encoding isoprenylcysteine carboxylmethyltransferase family protein codes for MKASAFEFRFRYLIHTIVFVLGFATPWNYWLHLDTVRTWQWLAAQLARHGWLGFSVATDAVLVLGIAWALKAAWLRTWGAAYLGAGIVNDASLHGNRIVAAGPYRYMRNPLYWGTFVHALALALLMLPSGALFTVVAIGLFQLRLVGAEEAFLAEKLGEPYRAYCAEVPRFFPSFRPRVQSSTVKPAWGLAALAEIYFWGVFISFAALGWRYNSFLIIQGVLVSLGVSLIARAFVPRPAAHEL; via the coding sequence ATGAAAGCATCTGCGTTTGAGTTTCGATTTCGTTATCTAATCCACACGATCGTCTTCGTGCTTGGCTTTGCAACGCCGTGGAACTACTGGCTGCATCTGGACACAGTGCGCACGTGGCAGTGGCTGGCTGCGCAACTTGCGCGGCACGGCTGGCTGGGCTTCAGCGTGGCTACCGATGCCGTGCTCGTACTGGGAATCGCATGGGCGCTGAAGGCCGCGTGGCTGCGCACCTGGGGTGCAGCGTACCTGGGCGCGGGCATTGTCAACGATGCGTCGCTGCACGGCAACCGCATTGTGGCCGCAGGGCCGTACCGCTATATGCGAAACCCGCTCTACTGGGGAACGTTTGTTCATGCGCTGGCGTTGGCGCTGCTGATGCTGCCCAGTGGCGCTCTGTTCACTGTCGTGGCCATCGGGCTGTTTCAGTTGCGGCTAGTCGGCGCCGAAGAGGCGTTCCTTGCAGAGAAGCTGGGCGAGCCGTATCGCGCCTACTGCGCCGAGGTCCCTCGCTTCTTCCCCTCGTTTCGTCCGCGCGTGCAGTCTTCGACGGTAAAGCCCGCATGGGGCCTGGCGGCGCTGGCCGAGATCTATTTCTGGGGCGTCTTCATTTCGTTCGCCGCCCTGGGGTGGAGGTACAACTCGTTCCTCATTATCCAGGGAGTGCTGGTTTCGCTGGGAGTTTCGCTCATCGCACGGGCGTTTGTGCCCAGGCCTGCTGCGCACGAACTGTAG
- a CDS encoding PilZ domain-containing protein, protein MPPPSKERRRSPRYGCHGPADFRVHNWYLRRGRILDLCLDGCLLQPNLSTGYRPGDVIDLRFEINHLCFRASCIVRRVNPDNTLGVELLKLSGRNHAQLAELIAELDTSDKLIP, encoded by the coding sequence ATGCCGCCGCCATCCAAAGAGCGCCGCCGCTCACCTCGCTACGGCTGCCATGGCCCCGCCGACTTCCGCGTCCACAACTGGTACCTGCGCCGAGGACGTATCCTCGATCTCTGCCTCGACGGCTGCCTGCTTCAGCCGAACCTCTCCACCGGCTACCGGCCTGGCGATGTCATCGACCTGCGCTTCGAGATCAACCATCTCTGCTTCCGCGCCAGTTGCATCGTCCGCCGCGTCAACCCCGACAACACGCTGGGCGTCGAGCTGCTCAAGCTCAGCGGCCGCAATCATGCGCAACTGGCCGAACTCATCGCCGAACTGGACACCTCCGATAAACTGATCCCATGA